In a genomic window of Mercenaria mercenaria strain notata chromosome 19, MADL_Memer_1, whole genome shotgun sequence:
- the LOC123542485 gene encoding E3 ubiquitin-protein ligase TRIM71-like isoform X2, whose amino-acid sequence MAVSGRKNTYGLGSEEYVKISCKPCKDDGKNTAANGWCQECDENMCSTCFKHHRKGKFCKDHVLLDHGCSGSAKTNTSAPDDDMEKCLEHCKELVKFYCQTHDQVGCGDCMILEHRSCKVEYISDKTKAFKDSKELRDVEKDVENCSIQIQECLSAIQTNRNATETVHAKFICDLEAFWDEIVKNINRLTADMRDQATDIKTKDASAIGQIEQEAFDIKTEISSMEETLQSHKNQPNRLFAATVLLRNKLKNTKRKIAEIEKKNRTEEYVFLRDSNIESAMVKSSAVGLIQHCPDKRQEIDTRHGDSKLIQEKMKQQATSDIPKDESNSSCQVDSKLLRTVTLKKRSQTGSFGLNISGAYGSLFVSRIIEDSPAAEGGMILKGDKIISIDGVDTTTASHDDAVKLLKPKKQTELVLRYCIEEFNELWQKQSKT is encoded by the exons ATGGCTGTATCCGGACGTAAAAATACTTACGGATTAGGATCGGAGGAATACGTAAAAATATCCTGTAAACCGTGTAAAGATGATGGCAAAAATACGGCAGCTAACGGATGGTGTCAAGAATGCGATGAAAATATGTGTTCAACTTGTTTTAAACATCATCGTAAGGGAAAGTTTTGTAAAGATCACGTATTACTTGATCACGGATGTAGTGGTAGTGCAAAAACGAATACAAGCGCGCCCGATGACGATATGGAAAAATGTTTGGAACACTGTAAAGAGTTagttaagttttattgccaaactCACGATCAAGTTGGTTGCGGAGACTGTATGATCCTTGAACATAGGTCTTGCAAAGTGGAATATATATCAGACAAGACCAAAGCTTTTAAAGACAGCAAAGAATTAAGAGACGTTGAAAAAGATGTGGAAAATTGCAGcattcaaattcaagaatgttTGTCAGCAATACAGACAAATCGAAATGCAACCGAGACTGTACATGCGAAGTTTATTTGTGATTTAGAGGCATTCTGGGACGAAATTGTAAAGAATATAAATAGACTTACAGCGGACATGCGAGACCAAGCTACCGATATCAAAACAAAGGATGCCAGTGCCATAGGCCAAATTGAACAAGAGGCGTTtgatattaaaactgaaatatcttCCATGGAAGAGACGCTACAGTCACATAAGAATCAGCCAAATCGGTTGTTTGCCGCTACAGTGCTTCTAAGAAATAAACTAAAGAACACTAAGCGAAAGATAGCTGAGATTGAGAAAAAGAATAGAACTGAAGAATACGTATTTCTTAGAGATAGTAATATTGAAAGTGCAATGGTAAAGAGCAGTGCTGTTGGTCTTATTCAACATTGTCCTGATAAAAGACAAGAAATAG ATACAAGGCATGGTGACAGTAAGCTAATCCAAGAGAAGATGAAGCAACAGGCAACGTCAGACATACCAAAAGATGAG AGTAACAGCAGCTGTCAAGTGGATAGTAAGCTTCTGAG AACAGTTACACTGAAGAAAAGATCTCAGACTGGCAGTTTTGGCTTAAATATATCTGGTGCTTACGGTTCTTTATTTGTATCTCGAATTATTGAAGATTCACCAGCAGCAGAAGGCGGCATGATACTGAAGGGGGACAAGATAATTTCG ATTGACGGTGTTGATACGACCACAGCATCGCACGATGACGCAGTGAAATTACTTAAGCCAAAGAAACAGACAGAATTAGTACTCAGATATTGTATCGAAG AGTTCAACGAGTTATGGCAAAAACAGTCTAAGACGTAG
- the LOC123542485 gene encoding E3 ubiquitin-protein ligase TRIM33-like isoform X4: MAVSGRKNTYGLGSEEYVKISCKPCKDDGKNTAANGWCQECDENMCSTCFKHHRKGKFCKDHVLLDHGCSGSAKTNTSAPDDDMEKCLEHCKELVKFYCQTHDQVGCGDCMILEHRSCKVEYISDKTKAFKDSKELRDVEKDVENCSIQIQECLSAIQTNRNATETVHAKFICDLEAFWDEIVKNINRLTADMRDQATDIKTKDASAIGQIEQEAFDIKTEISSMEETLQSHKNQPNRLFAATVLLRNKLKNTKRKIAEIEKKNRTEEYVFLRDSNIESAMVKSSAVGLIQHCPDKRQEIDTRHGDSKLIQEKMKQQATSDIPKDESNSSCQVDSKLLSYTEEKISDWQFWLKYIWCLRFFICISNY, from the exons ATGGCTGTATCCGGACGTAAAAATACTTACGGATTAGGATCGGAGGAATACGTAAAAATATCCTGTAAACCGTGTAAAGATGATGGCAAAAATACGGCAGCTAACGGATGGTGTCAAGAATGCGATGAAAATATGTGTTCAACTTGTTTTAAACATCATCGTAAGGGAAAGTTTTGTAAAGATCACGTATTACTTGATCACGGATGTAGTGGTAGTGCAAAAACGAATACAAGCGCGCCCGATGACGATATGGAAAAATGTTTGGAACACTGTAAAGAGTTagttaagttttattgccaaactCACGATCAAGTTGGTTGCGGAGACTGTATGATCCTTGAACATAGGTCTTGCAAAGTGGAATATATATCAGACAAGACCAAAGCTTTTAAAGACAGCAAAGAATTAAGAGACGTTGAAAAAGATGTGGAAAATTGCAGcattcaaattcaagaatgttTGTCAGCAATACAGACAAATCGAAATGCAACCGAGACTGTACATGCGAAGTTTATTTGTGATTTAGAGGCATTCTGGGACGAAATTGTAAAGAATATAAATAGACTTACAGCGGACATGCGAGACCAAGCTACCGATATCAAAACAAAGGATGCCAGTGCCATAGGCCAAATTGAACAAGAGGCGTTtgatattaaaactgaaatatcttCCATGGAAGAGACGCTACAGTCACATAAGAATCAGCCAAATCGGTTGTTTGCCGCTACAGTGCTTCTAAGAAATAAACTAAAGAACACTAAGCGAAAGATAGCTGAGATTGAGAAAAAGAATAGAACTGAAGAATACGTATTTCTTAGAGATAGTAATATTGAAAGTGCAATGGTAAAGAGCAGTGCTGTTGGTCTTATTCAACATTGTCCTGATAAAAGACAAGAAATAG ATACAAGGCATGGTGACAGTAAGCTAATCCAAGAGAAGATGAAGCAACAGGCAACGTCAGACATACCAAAAGATGAG AGTAACAGCAGCTGTCAAGTGGATAGTAAGCTTCTGAG TTACACTGAAGAAAAGATCTCAGACTGGCAGTTTTGGCTTAAATATATCTGGTGCTTACGGTTCTTTATTTGTATCTCGAATTATTGA